Part of the Penaeus monodon isolate SGIC_2016 chromosome 44, NSTDA_Pmon_1, whole genome shotgun sequence genome is shown below.
ttatatagcatatatatatatatattttatatttatatatatatatatatatatatatatataatatatatatatatatatatatatatatatatatatatatatatgtatatatatatatatatatatatatatatatatatattatatatatatatatatatagagagagagagagagagagaggagagagagagagagagagaaaagagagagagagagttagacattctcgtatacttataatatatttatgtgaatattaaatatatatgattatttatttatatacatatgtatatgaagtttatataattatttatatatatatctacatatatatatatatatatatataaatatatattttatatatatatatatatatatatatatatatatatatatatatatatatatatatatatatatatttcatttatcaataaatatatatatatatgattctatatatgaatatttatatatgtataggtatttatattcatttatttaaacatttatgaatagttgtatatatgcattcatatatatataaatatatacctatatatatatatatatatatatatatatatatatatttatatatatgtatatatatttgtatttctgtatatatatgtttatatgtgtatagttatgtatctgtgtttaagatttttaatttttagcattgttgttaaagcagtctgttattttggttctattttccgttcacagggtgatgatgagtttCCTCGGTGACGGCATGCCTTCGGCCCCATTCACGGGTAAAGAAATAGTCGGCACGGGAGTCAGCGTCAAAGAAGAGCTCAGCGAAGATGTCACCGAAGATACATGCCTGGAAATAAAGGAGGAACCACTTGATTATGGAGATGAACCGAGAAATGAAGTGTGTAACGTGAATGTAATACGTGAAAATCTTTTCCTTCATAATCCTCTTGATCTGAGACATGAATCATATGCAAAAGACtcatgtaacttggttcaggattgTAATGACATGTCAAAAGTACCATTTACGGCTAAGGACTGTGGGAAGACGTGTTCATCAGATGGGTTTCGAGTGATGTACGAGGAAAGACTGAAGGAGGAAAAACAACTAATAGTTGAATCCACAAGTAAATGTTTTGCATGTGAGGTTTGTGGCAAAGAAGTGTTTCAAAAGAGTCACATCAACATTCACATGGGAGtccacacaaaggagaagccatacaactgtgagatttgcaataagagaTTCCCATCCAAAAGCGATCTAGAAAAGCATATTGACATACATACAGAGGGGAAGCCATACAACTGTGAGATATGCAGCAAGGCCTTCCCATATGAATCTAGTTTTTTGAATCATATGACAATGCATACagaggagaaaccatacagctatGAACTTTACAACAAGGCCTTCTCACAGAAACATAATTTGGTGAAACGCATTAGAGTTCATACAAAGAAGAAGTCATATAGCTGTGACACTTGCATTAAGACATTTTCTAAAAAAAGTCACCTTGTAACGCACATTAgaatacatacaaaagagaaaccatacatctgtgaaatttgcaacaataccttctcacgaaaaaaaatctggtgaggcacatgagaacacatacaaaggagaagccatatagctgcaagatttgcaataaggccttttcTGAGAGAAGTAATCTTGTAAAGCACACAgtagtacatacaaaagagaagccatatagCTGCGAGATTTGCAACAATACATTCTCATGGAGAATTAGTTTGGTAAGGCACATGAGAACACACActaaggagaagccatacagttgtgaaATTTGTAACAAAGACTTCTCAAGGAAATCTAATGTAGCAATTCATATGAGAGTACATGCAACAGAGAAGCCATACAAATGTGATATTTGTAACAAGAACTTTCCGCATAGAGCTAATCTAGCGCGTCATAGGAGATTACACACAGAGGAGAAGcgatacagctgtgagatttgtaacaaaggtttttttcagaaatatcgTCTAGAAagtcacatgagagtacatacaaaagaaaagccatacagatgtgagatttgcaataaagccttctatgtgaaaagtcatgtagtaaggcatatgagagtgcatacaagggagaaaccatacagctgtgagatttgcaataaagacTTCGCAGAAAAATATACTCTAGTAAACCACATGAGAATACACACAAAAGAGATGCCATACAGTTGCGACATTTGCAATAAAGCCTTCTCATCAAAAAGTAGTCAAGTAAACCACATGAGAGTTCatacacaggagaaaccatataactgtgagatttgcaataaggccttctatgtgaaaagtcatgtagttaggcatatgagagtgcatacaaaagagaaaccatatagttgtgagatttgcaataaagatTTCTCAGAAAAATATACTCTAGTAATTCACATGAgaatacacacaaaagagaagccatacagctgtgagatttgcaataaggccttctcatacatacatagtcgagtaaagcacatgagagtacatacgaaggagaagccatacagctgtgagttttgcaataAGGGTTTCTCACAGAAAACTAGCCTAGTGAGACatataagagtacatacaaaggagaagccatactgctgtgagatttgtaatagGGCCTTTCCTTTGAAAGGTGGTTTAGTAgagcatatgagagtacatacaaaggataagCCATAAACCAGATGCATCTTCgatattaaaacttatttttttctgatttgtgctgtatatgttattcttattatgtagTTTTGTCAAGTTTGATGAAGTTTTAATCGATATTACTTGTGTTTTAGTCTTCATAGACTTTGTATCCCTCCTACCGTCCCTGACCGGGGGGGGATTAGAAAATGGCCACGAATGTCCCGTTTGAAAAAAGATGCTTTTCCCCGTCATCAATAAAGTCAAGGTGGGAAAACGTTGGCTGTTTTTTCCGATGTCCGCTTTTACGATTTTAGATCAAGGGTTAATGAGGaacttcttgtatttttttataaaatagtttatatataaaatattaaaatattaaaaattattatattattatatatatatatatatattttttttttttttttttttttttttttttaaaaaaaaaaaaaattatatatatatatatatatatatatatataatataatatatataaaatatatatatattttaatattttatatatatattatatataatataattaatatatatatatataatatatatatatatattatatatatatatatatatatatatataaaatatattatatatatatattatatatatatatatatattatatatattttattataatattaaaattaatatataataaattttaaaaaataataaaatatatatattataatataatatatattatatatatataataatatatataatatatataatataatattttattatatataatatatattattatttatatattattatatatatataatattacataaaattaaatatatatatatatatatatatatatatatatattatatatgtgttggtgtggtgttgtggtgtgtgtgtgtgtgtgttttgtgtgtgtgtgtgtgtgtgtgtatgtatatattaatatgtaatattatttattacataatataatgtgtgtttgtgcatggggaccatatatcaaaattaattccttgattccatttatttttccctttaaaaaaaaaaaaaaaaaaaaaaaaaaaaaatattattaatatatatatatatataatataatattatatatatatattaatatatatcatactattttataaaaaataaagaatttcctCATGAAATCTTGATCTAAAATCATGCAAAAGTCAGGACACTCGTGTAAAAAACACCCAACGTCTTCCACTCTGTgactttttttgagagggggagaAGCATCTTTTTAAACCTGTGGACATTCGTGGCCATCTTTCTAATCCCCCCCGGTCAGTGAGGGTAGTGCATGTGGATAAAAAGTCTAAAGactaaaaacaagaaatatcGATTAAAACTTCTCAAACttgaaaaaacactaaaaagaaaaacatatacagcacaaacagaaaaaaataatttttaatacaaagATGCATCTGGTTTATGGCTTACCCTTTTTGTAGTACTCTCATATGCTCTACAAACCACCTTTAAAAGGGAAAGCCCTATTACAAATCCACCATATGGTTTcccttttgtatgtactctttaTGTCTCACTGGGCTAGTTTTCGGAGAAACCTTATTGAAAAAACTCACAGCTGTATGCTTCCCCCTTTCGAGTACTCTCATGTGCTTTACTCGACTTCTATGGGGAAAAGGCCCTTATTGCTATctacagctgtatggcttcttttTTTGGTGTATTCTCATGTGAATTACAGAGTATATTTTTCtgagaaatttttattaaaaatctcaCACTAtatggtttctcttttgtatgcactctcatac
Proteins encoded:
- the LOC119568540 gene encoding zinc finger protein 271-like — its product is MRTHTKEKPYSCKICNKAFSERSNLVKHTVVHTKEKPYSCEICNNTFSWRISLVRHMRTHTKEKPYSCEICNKDFSRKSNVAIHMRVHATEKPYKCDICNKNFPHRANLARHRRLHTEEKRYSCEICNKGFFQKYRLESHMRVHTKYVKSHVVRHMRVHTREKPYSCEICNKDFAEKYTLVNHMRIHTKEMPYSCDICNKAFSSKSSQVNHMRVHTQEKPYNCEICNKAFYVKSHVVRHMRVHTKEKPYSCEICNKDFSEKYTLVIHMRIHTKEKPYSCEICNKAFSYIHSRVKHMRVHTKEKPYSCEFCNKGFSQKTSLVRHIRVHTKEKPYCCEICNRAFPLKGGLVEHMRVHTKDKP